One genomic region from Anabaena sp. PCC 7108 encodes:
- a CDS encoding ASCH domain-containing protein: protein MKAISLWQPWASLVALKVKTVETRFWYTDYRGDLLICASKTMNMEYQDYYYSLPSIPMLSESKPVPYKDLPRGYAVAKVSLIDCIKMTKTLIDKQSDIEIACGNWEIGRYAWMFGDITPITPFPVRGQQKLFEVEYDQIK, encoded by the coding sequence ATGAAAGCAATAAGCCTTTGGCAACCCTGGGCTTCTTTGGTTGCATTAAAAGTCAAGACCGTGGAAACACGTTTTTGGTACACAGATTATAGAGGTGACTTATTAATCTGTGCTTCAAAAACAATGAACATGGAATACCAAGATTATTACTATTCACTTCCTAGTATTCCAATGCTTTCAGAGTCCAAACCTGTTCCATACAAAGATTTACCGCGCGGGTATGCGGTAGCAAAAGTTAGCTTGATTGACTGCATCAAAATGACTAAAACATTAATTGATAAACAGTCAGACATAGAAATTGCCTGCGGTAATTGGGAGATTGGACGTTATGCCTGGATGTTTGGAGATATTACCCCTATAACTCCTTTCCCTGTTAGAGGACAGCAAAAACTTTTTGAGGTTGAGTATGACCAAATCAAATAA
- a CDS encoding DUF5131 family protein: MSKIEWCDETWNPVVGCSRISAGCKNCYAATQAASGRLQQFTQYQKVKEWDGTIQLVPSQFDKPFKWKSTKRIFTCSMGDLSYEYRAPGLDKGRDKKFGNIKNFPLYLQVREFPA; encoded by the coding sequence ATGAGCAAGATTGAATGGTGTGATGAAACATGGAACCCTGTGGTAGGCTGTAGTCGAATCTCAGCGGGTTGTAAAAATTGTTATGCAGCAACTCAGGCTGCAAGTGGTAGGCTTCAACAATTTACCCAATACCAAAAGGTTAAAGAATGGGATGGGACAATTCAGTTAGTCCCAAGCCAATTTGACAAGCCTTTCAAGTGGAAATCAACCAAGAGAATTTTCACTTGCTCAATGGGTGATTTATCTTACGAATACCGCGCACCTGGACTTGATAAGGGTAGGGATAAGAAATTTGGGAATATCAAAAACTTCCCTCTTTATTTACAAGTTAGGGAGTTTCCGGCATGA
- a CDS encoding helix-turn-helix domain-containing protein gives MREGKKEVLTPMSLRKRVNLTQRKVAQELDIRTQTVGAWEKGGVPHLPPSKMKKLCDIYQCTLDDLIEAFEKNVYTSNESVV, from the coding sequence ATGAGAGAAGGCAAAAAGGAAGTCTTAACGCCAATGTCACTTAGGAAACGAGTTAACTTGACTCAAAGAAAAGTAGCTCAAGAATTAGACATCCGCACTCAAACGGTTGGGGCATGGGAAAAAGGAGGCGTTCCACACCTACCCCCATCCAAGATGAAAAAGCTGTGTGACATCTATCAATGTACGCTCGATGACTTGATAGAAGCTTTTGAGAAAAATGTCTACACATCAAATGAATCTGTGGTTTAG
- a CDS encoding KGK domain-containing protein has product MVTPSDDDVINFPQSPGGWDLSTGKVSAVLKEIADTANGNRDGGQLVTYLVREGAACEFLSINGGGWRKGKVKLRMEFEFIPDEPESVSLPPVKPESPLDDLRAELLKNE; this is encoded by the coding sequence ATGGTTACACCGAGTGATGATGATGTTATAAATTTCCCGCAAAGCCCCGGCGGCTGGGATTTGTCAACAGGTAAGGTAAGTGCGGTATTGAAAGAGATAGCAGATACTGCTAATGGAAATCGAGATGGCGGTCAATTAGTCACTTACCTGGTAAGAGAGGGTGCTGCTTGCGAGTTTTTATCCATCAATGGTGGTGGATGGCGCAAAGGCAAGGTGAAGTTAAGGATGGAGTTTGAATTTATCCCTGACGAACCAGAATCCGTTTCACTCCCACCAGTAAAACCAGAATCACCTTTAGATGACCTGAGAGCCGAACTGCTGAAAAACGAATAA
- a CDS encoding DUF3854 domain-containing protein: MVTTKKKARGISSSPDNKNDINDDVIITEKDSQSLSEVVTLPRNRFASLEDFKTFIIDSFTNGSAITMELLLECVEFHEDVETTSWGDVETPIHEELGWYFTRFGHQCREPIYAAFLRNEDGSLWQAIVSIWDEDRQRPYKYLAPKGNGDRSFLPPIPTSIRKKIASRYGVDIPLDGSFWEWLSTAKIPRIVSEGGKKSLSALSQGYVTIALYGCRCGGGKSKDDDGIDLEPRLTDDLKQLAYEASIWLFAMDRDDKHKAKVSVTKGKKRLSDALKIACNPYLEDIFWRPEQGKGIDDLIVNSGSGAFDRAYSDAVARLEKTFKSGSPNNNEPEKHKNPPPDQMAKEIAEDYRHIISFNDETKSWMRYEADANGVWSPESNEYMEAVVYKILGEKGAYNFGADCVSNILKLLRHELIERRWNEFDSREFLPFENGVLEIVNGKLHKHAPGFRLTWSLPRSYSEIAGNWNNINNFLEHLSDGNPDVKELLICYCNAVIKGRYDLQKFMHLIGLGGTGKGTFTRLVTELIGEQNTLVTNLPIWCTNQFEGANAFGKRLVIFPEEDPFKGSIGRFLSLTGGDKVRAEEKRKKSFNFDYKGMTLVCSNFPIFSGGSSSRAKRRTITVPCNKRVVETQRRELSREFEPELSAFTNYLLSIPDARVSAVLKGEKEIVTCTLEFWDNQMKGDSVSSWINDCIVYDPTALTPIGNDRNEGNNGTPYTLFGSYVRHCLNSGGSPKSSRTFSPDLIETCHTILNCPVIKEVNYKGSFIRGLRLRVPGLDDNIPTYDHWLIQRISAEDIKPGGLPGGLPGGLPGGSNALPDKEPGGTGGLTPTFTDIPENISDIYVEASTAVKTIPSTQSLPLDQQFPLGSWVAAMNVAGEVVGYVEPDSVQLARDGNIIGLYHRSICEVKPVIDRPKEMEIDIVKGCPHLQVDGVYYSAKENVGIFKIKKILSTKHDVIGITPGISSSEISIKMMNIVAVRQSPLTSLVVGDQVEIINGTNNGKKGVITRIDSVVWVQLPSKFSAFSFYSHHLRKI; this comes from the coding sequence ATGGTTACAACCAAGAAAAAAGCCAGGGGAATTAGCAGTTCACCTGACAACAAAAACGATATTAATGATGATGTAATTATAACAGAAAAAGACTCACAAAGCCTTTCTGAAGTAGTCACTTTACCGCGAAACAGATTTGCATCACTCGAAGATTTTAAAACATTTATTATAGATTCATTCACTAACGGTAGTGCCATAACTATGGAGCTACTGCTTGAGTGTGTAGAGTTTCATGAAGACGTAGAAACCACATCTTGGGGAGATGTAGAAACCCCTATACATGAGGAATTGGGCTGGTACTTTACAAGATTTGGGCATCAGTGTAGAGAGCCAATATACGCCGCATTCCTAAGAAATGAAGATGGTAGTTTGTGGCAGGCAATAGTTAGCATTTGGGACGAAGACCGCCAAAGACCCTACAAATATTTAGCACCTAAAGGCAACGGTGATAGATCATTTTTACCACCAATCCCAACAAGCATCAGAAAAAAGATTGCATCTAGATACGGCGTAGATATTCCTCTAGATGGTAGTTTTTGGGAATGGCTTAGTACCGCCAAGATTCCCAGGATTGTTTCTGAGGGAGGCAAGAAAAGTTTATCAGCATTGTCTCAAGGATATGTAACCATTGCACTTTATGGGTGTCGCTGCGGTGGTGGTAAATCTAAAGATGATGATGGTATAGATTTAGAACCGCGACTAACTGACGATTTAAAACAGCTTGCTTATGAAGCTTCCATTTGGCTTTTCGCAATGGATAGGGATGATAAGCACAAAGCCAAAGTCTCTGTCACCAAAGGCAAGAAAAGATTATCAGATGCCTTGAAAATTGCTTGTAACCCATACTTAGAAGATATATTTTGGCGACCTGAGCAAGGGAAGGGAATTGATGATTTAATTGTTAATTCAGGTTCAGGAGCTTTTGACCGTGCGTACTCCGACGCTGTTGCTAGGTTAGAAAAAACATTTAAATCTGGAAGTCCAAATAATAACGAACCAGAGAAGCATAAGAATCCACCACCGGATCAAATGGCCAAAGAAATAGCTGAAGATTATCGCCACATTATCTCCTTCAACGATGAAACTAAATCATGGATGAGATATGAGGCTGATGCCAATGGTGTATGGTCTCCAGAATCTAACGAGTATATGGAGGCTGTGGTTTACAAAATCTTAGGAGAGAAAGGCGCGTATAATTTTGGGGCTGATTGTGTTAGCAACATTTTAAAATTACTTCGCCATGAATTAATTGAACGTCGGTGGAATGAATTTGATTCCCGTGAATTTTTACCATTTGAGAACGGGGTGTTGGAAATTGTCAATGGGAAGTTACATAAACACGCACCAGGATTTAGACTTACTTGGAGTTTACCAAGGTCTTATTCTGAGATTGCTGGTAATTGGAATAATATTAATAATTTCCTGGAACACCTATCAGACGGTAATCCTGATGTCAAAGAATTATTAATTTGTTACTGCAACGCCGTCATCAAAGGACGGTACGATTTGCAGAAATTTATGCACTTAATTGGACTGGGTGGAACAGGTAAAGGAACATTTACCCGACTCGTAACTGAATTAATTGGTGAACAAAATACCCTAGTAACTAATTTACCAATTTGGTGTACGAATCAATTTGAAGGTGCTAACGCCTTCGGTAAACGTTTAGTAATCTTCCCAGAGGAAGACCCATTCAAAGGTTCAATTGGTAGATTTTTAAGTTTGACAGGTGGTGACAAAGTTAGGGCTGAAGAAAAGCGTAAAAAATCTTTCAACTTTGACTACAAGGGCATGACCTTAGTTTGCTCTAACTTCCCAATTTTTAGCGGTGGCAGTAGCAGCCGTGCCAAACGTCGAACAATCACAGTTCCCTGTAACAAACGAGTTGTAGAAACTCAACGCCGGGAATTATCAAGAGAATTTGAACCTGAGTTATCAGCCTTTACCAATTACTTACTCTCCATACCAGATGCTCGCGTGAGTGCTGTTCTCAAAGGCGAGAAGGAAATAGTTACCTGTACCCTGGAATTCTGGGACAACCAAATGAAAGGTGATTCTGTCAGCAGTTGGATCAATGACTGCATTGTCTATGACCCCACCGCTTTAACTCCAATTGGCAATGACAGAAATGAAGGTAACAACGGTACACCATACACTTTGTTTGGTTCTTACGTTCGCCATTGCCTAAACTCCGGTGGTTCCCCAAAAAGCAGTAGAACTTTCTCCCCAGACTTGATTGAAACTTGTCACACCATTCTCAATTGTCCAGTGATAAAGGAGGTCAACTACAAAGGTAGCTTTATCAGGGGTTTAAGGCTTCGCGTACCTGGTCTAGACGACAATATCCCCACTTACGATCACTGGCTAATTCAAAGAATATCCGCAGAAGATATTAAACCTGGTGGATTGCCTGGTGGATTGCCTGGTGGATTGCCTGGTGGGTCAAATGCCTTACCAGACAAGGAACCTGGTGGAACTGGTGGATTAACCCCCACCTTTACAGATATCCCAGAGAATATTTCTGATATATATGTCGAAGCATCTACAGCAGTGAAAACAATCCCTAGTACTCAGTCCCTACCCCTTGATCAACAATTTCCCCTTGGTAGTTGGGTGGCAGCGATGAACGTTGCAGGCGAAGTTGTTGGTTATGTCGAACCTGATTCTGTGCAGTTGGCGCGTGACGGGAATATCATCGGGCTTTACCACCGCTCAATCTGTGAGGTAAAACCTGTTATCGATCGGCCCAAAGAAATGGAAATAGACATTGTTAAAGGCTGTCCGCACTTACAGGTAGATGGGGTTTACTACTCGGCAAAGGAGAATGTGGGAATATTCAAAATCAAAAAAATACTTTCCACAAAGCATGATGTCATCGGGATAACACCTGGAATTTCTTCATCTGAAATATCTATAAAAATGATGAACATCGTAGCTGTTAGGCAATCTCCCTTGACCTCTCTTGTCGTTGGCGATCAAGTAGAAATTATTAATGGTACGAACAATGGGAAAAAGGGAGTAATCACAAGAATTGATAGTGTAGTTTGGGTTCAGTTGCCAAGTAAATTTTCGGCGTTTAGCTTTTACTCTCATCATTTGAGGAAAATATGA
- a CDS encoding Uma2 family endonuclease, with the protein MIQALPKPVTFEQFSQWYPDTGRYELHNGVIVEMNQPLGEHEFIILTLCHNLMKEIIRDNKPYRITKNTFVKTPIAESAYCPDILLLNPGNLANEPLWEKESTLTQAASVPFVAEVVSSNWQTDYSNKSTDYELIGIPEYWIIDYLGVGGRRFIGNPKSPTLSIYSLADGEYQVNQFRGDDLIISPTFPELQLTAKEVLLTN; encoded by the coding sequence ATGATTCAAGCCTTACCCAAACCAGTAACTTTTGAACAATTTAGTCAATGGTATCCAGACACAGGGCGTTACGAACTGCACAACGGAGTAATTGTAGAAATGAACCAACCGCTAGGGGAACATGAATTTATAATTTTGACGCTGTGCCACAACCTTATGAAAGAGATAATTCGTGATAACAAACCCTACAGGATTACTAAAAATACCTTCGTTAAAACACCAATAGCAGAATCAGCTTATTGTCCAGATATATTGTTATTAAATCCTGGCAACTTAGCTAACGAACCGTTATGGGAGAAGGAATCCACCCTCACCCAAGCTGCATCAGTTCCCTTCGTAGCCGAAGTTGTTAGCAGTAACTGGCAAACTGATTACTCTAACAAGTCCACCGATTATGAACTGATTGGGATTCCCGAATACTGGATCATAGATTACCTAGGCGTTGGTGGCAGGAGATTTATTGGTAATCCCAAATCACCAACCTTATCAATTTATTCTCTAGCTGATGGAGAATATCAAGTTAACCAGTTTCGCGGCGACGACTTGATAATTTCCCCAACATTCCCAGAATTACAATTAACTGCTAAAGAAGTTTTATTGACCAATTAA
- a CDS encoding site-specific integrase produces MEISDQGIFEGYEPPASTDGSYKGIQKQMAATQQHLDKKFQKAIADAKSRLRAGKVKVGLVVAKDSIQLQASLPLKSGDIDRNGTGYKQYKISLGIPASLDGVKTAEEEAQELGKLMARKQFEWTDKYLGKLAKVKDDISTVGDTLKDFEIKYFQSHKLTQKSKHTFSYYLDYLKRYVGLDTPLNQESIDCVIANLQNEHAKQNAVKTLKVLRNTLTITTFNLENIKIKKPQTQIRDIPSDEDVVLYYQSFYNYSRSRNPSIKKSCLDSWKMWQWVYGMLATYGLRPRELFVTPNIDWWLSSENIDNTWKVHPDTKTGYREALPLHPDWVELFDLKNPEFLELLKNQTDNKVSFSDINTIRVNCSSWFRRVNIPFTPYDLRHAWAIRAHIMGVPIKAAADNLGHSVEIHTEVYQKWFSLENRKKVIKLAVNRSDDVEALREENARLRAEIEFYKLTLARRQVSELIGQ; encoded by the coding sequence ATGGAAATCTCTGATCAGGGTATTTTTGAGGGGTATGAGCCGCCTGCATCTACTGATGGTAGTTACAAAGGAATCCAAAAGCAGATGGCAGCAACTCAACAACATTTAGATAAGAAATTTCAGAAGGCGATCGCAGATGCTAAATCTCGACTCAGGGCTGGAAAGGTAAAAGTTGGTTTGGTGGTGGCAAAGGACTCTATTCAACTGCAAGCATCCTTACCGTTGAAGTCTGGGGATATTGACCGGAATGGAACTGGTTACAAGCAGTACAAAATTTCTCTGGGCATCCCTGCTAGTTTAGATGGGGTCAAGACGGCTGAGGAGGAGGCACAGGAGTTAGGCAAATTAATGGCCCGTAAGCAATTCGAGTGGACTGATAAATACTTAGGTAAACTCGCAAAAGTCAAGGATGACATCTCAACTGTTGGTGATACTTTGAAAGATTTTGAAATTAAATATTTTCAATCTCACAAGTTAACGCAAAAAAGTAAACATACATTCTCTTACTATTTAGACTATCTAAAACGGTATGTGGGATTAGACACGCCTTTAAACCAGGAATCAATAGATTGTGTAATTGCAAATTTACAGAATGAACACGCAAAACAGAATGCGGTTAAAACTCTGAAGGTTCTTAGAAATACTTTAACCATCACAACGTTTAATTTAGAAAATATCAAAATTAAAAAACCACAAACTCAAATTAGGGATATTCCCAGTGATGAGGATGTGGTTTTGTATTATCAAAGTTTCTATAACTACTCCCGAAGCCGAAACCCATCTATAAAAAAGAGTTGCTTGGATAGTTGGAAGATGTGGCAATGGGTATATGGGATGCTTGCTACTTATGGGTTACGACCGCGAGAATTATTTGTAACTCCTAATATTGATTGGTGGTTGAGTTCAGAAAATATTGATAATACTTGGAAGGTCCACCCAGACACCAAAACGGGATATAGAGAGGCTTTACCTCTACATCCCGATTGGGTTGAATTGTTTGATTTGAAAAATCCTGAGTTTTTGGAACTGTTGAAAAACCAAACTGATAATAAGGTGAGTTTTTCTGATATCAACACTATTAGAGTTAATTGCTCATCATGGTTTAGGCGGGTAAATATTCCCTTCACACCCTATGATTTACGCCATGCTTGGGCAATTAGAGCGCATATTATGGGTGTACCAATTAAAGCCGCTGCTGATAATTTGGGGCATTCAGTGGAGATTCACACTGAGGTTTATCAGAAGTGGTTTAGCTTGGAGAATCGGAAGAAGGTAATTAAATTGGCTGTTAATAGGAGTGATGATGTTGAGGCTTTGAGAGAAGAAAATGCCCGGTTAAGGGCTGAAATTGAGTTTTATAAGTTGACGCTGGCACGACGGCAGGTGTCTGAATTAATTGGTCAATAA
- a CDS encoding ABC transporter ATP-binding protein: MKIKKKRNILRQSLTVFRYGGRAVSLVWTTSRSLTILLAGLTLVAGLLPAAISYLGKLIVDAVVFASSQVNLDSNGVVNNYGSLFYVGLEAIAVILLAGSQRGITICQSLLRALLGQRVNVLILEKALTLDLRQFEDSEFYDKLINARREASVRPLSLVTRTFGLVQNALSLITYGVLLVNFSAWAVVMLIVAAMPVFIAETKFAGEAFRLFSWRAPEIRQQHYLENLLAREDFATEVKLYQLGEMLLGRYHSLFAQLYGQDRDLTLRRGLWGYLLSLVSTVAFYLAYAWIVLETAVGRISLGDMTMYLTVFRQGQSTFANALISIGGMYEDNLYLSNLYDFLEEEVPTSSGQATTGLNLQDGIRFENVSFTYPGSSQPALRNISLHLKPGEKLAIVGQNGSGKTTLIKLLTRLYTPDSGRILLDGLDLQEWDVDVLRRRIGVIFQNFVRYQFTVGENIGVGDIEHLDNKTRWQTAAQKGMAEPFIDQLPESFQTQLGRWFKGGQELSGGQWQKIALSRAFMRSQADILVLDEPTSAIDAQAEFEIFNHFRAITQHQMVLLISHRFSTVRMADKIAVIEDGVVLELGTHEELLQAGGRYSELFLLQAAGYQ; the protein is encoded by the coding sequence ATGAAAATTAAAAAAAAACGAAATATCCTACGCCAATCACTGACGGTTTTCCGTTATGGTGGACGGGCTGTAAGCTTAGTATGGACTACTAGTCGCTCGCTGACTATTCTTCTGGCTGGTTTAACTTTAGTGGCTGGTCTTTTGCCGGCGGCGATATCCTACCTTGGTAAATTAATTGTTGATGCGGTGGTATTTGCCTCCTCTCAAGTTAATTTAGACAGTAATGGTGTTGTCAATAATTATGGATCTTTATTTTATGTAGGATTAGAAGCGATCGCTGTAATTTTACTAGCAGGGAGCCAACGGGGAATCACCATTTGTCAATCCTTGTTGCGAGCGTTACTAGGTCAGCGGGTAAATGTACTCATCTTAGAAAAAGCGTTAACACTGGATCTGCGGCAGTTTGAAGACTCAGAATTCTATGACAAATTAATCAATGCACGCAGAGAAGCATCCGTCCGTCCCCTTTCCCTAGTCACCCGCACCTTTGGCTTGGTACAAAATGCCCTTTCCCTGATTACCTATGGTGTTTTACTAGTAAATTTCTCAGCTTGGGCAGTAGTGATGCTGATTGTGGCAGCTATGCCTGTATTTATTGCCGAAACGAAGTTTGCTGGGGAAGCCTTTCGCTTATTTAGTTGGCGTGCGCCAGAAATTCGTCAACAGCATTATTTAGAAAATCTGTTAGCCAGAGAAGATTTTGCTACAGAAGTCAAACTCTACCAGTTAGGAGAGATGCTGCTAGGACGTTATCATAGCCTGTTTGCTCAACTCTACGGACAAGACCGTGATTTGACCCTGCGGCGAGGGTTGTGGGGGTATCTCCTCAGTTTAGTTAGTACAGTTGCTTTTTACTTAGCTTATGCTTGGATTGTTTTAGAAACAGCTGTAGGTAGAATTTCCTTGGGAGATATGACAATGTATCTCACCGTGTTTCGCCAAGGACAGTCCACTTTTGCCAATGCCCTGATTTCTATTGGCGGGATGTATGAAGACAACCTATATTTATCGAATCTGTACGATTTCTTGGAAGAGGAAGTACCAACATCTTCGGGTCAGGCTACTACGGGTTTAAATCTCCAAGATGGTATCCGTTTTGAGAATGTATCATTTACTTATCCAGGTAGTTCTCAGCCAGCGTTGAGAAACATTTCCCTGCATTTAAAACCTGGAGAGAAACTGGCAATTGTGGGTCAAAACGGTTCTGGTAAAACTACTTTAATAAAGCTGCTTACCCGACTTTACACCCCTGACTCTGGGCGGATTTTATTAGATGGATTGGACTTGCAGGAATGGGATGTAGATGTGCTACGTCGTCGCATTGGTGTGATTTTTCAGAACTTTGTCCGATATCAGTTCACAGTGGGTGAGAATATTGGCGTAGGTGATATAGAACATTTAGACAACAAAACCCGCTGGCAAACTGCTGCCCAAAAAGGCATGGCCGAACCTTTTATTGACCAATTACCGGAAAGCTTCCAGACACAGCTTGGTCGTTGGTTTAAGGGAGGACAGGAACTTTCTGGAGGACAGTGGCAAAAAATTGCTTTGTCTCGTGCTTTTATGCGATCGCAAGCAGATATCTTAGTATTGGATGAACCAACATCAGCAATAGATGCCCAAGCTGAGTTTGAGATTTTTAATCATTTTCGGGCTATTACTCAACATCAGATGGTACTTTTGATTTCCCACCGTTTCTCAACGGTACGCATGGCTGACAAAATCGCAGTTATAGAAGATGGCGTTGTTTTGGAACTGGGAACTCACGAAGAATTATTACAGGCAGGAGGACGTTATTCTGAGTTATTTTTATTACAAGCTGCCGGGTATCAGTAG
- a CDS encoding bifunctional 2-polyprenyl-6-hydroxyphenol methylase/3-demethylubiquinol 3-O-methyltransferase UbiG, whose product MTENRAYVQNLAQEYIEAGKPTEWFEQLYSQANNDDTVIPWADMKPNHNLVQWLDDHNIQGQGKTALTIGCGLGDDAEELCKRGFKVTAFDISPSAIEWCKNRFYKSTVEYIVADLLNPPAKWNHTFDFVLESYTLQSLPTSLSSQAISLIADFLAPEGILLIICRGRNIEDALEKVPYPLTKDQVMKFVDAGLSLIQFEDYLDQEKASVVRRFRATFQK is encoded by the coding sequence ATGACAGAAAATCGAGCTTACGTTCAAAATCTAGCCCAGGAATATATTGAAGCAGGTAAACCAACAGAATGGTTTGAACAACTTTACTCTCAAGCTAATAATGATGATACAGTTATTCCTTGGGCAGATATGAAACCCAATCATAACCTAGTACAATGGTTAGATGATCATAATATTCAAGGTCAAGGAAAAACAGCATTAACAATTGGCTGTGGTTTGGGAGATGACGCAGAAGAATTATGTAAACGTGGTTTTAAAGTCACAGCTTTTGATATTTCACCCTCAGCAATAGAATGGTGTAAAAATAGATTTTATAAATCTACTGTTGAGTATATAGTTGCTGATTTATTGAATCCTCCTGCAAAATGGAATCACACTTTTGATTTTGTTTTAGAATCATATACACTGCAATCCTTACCAACATCATTAAGTTCACAAGCCATTTCGCTGATAGCAGATTTTCTTGCTCCTGAAGGAATATTACTTATCATTTGTCGGGGTAGAAATATAGAAGATGCACTGGAAAAAGTACCTTATCCATTGACTAAAGATCAAGTAATGAAATTTGTTGATGCAGGTTTATCATTGATACAGTTTGAAGATTATTTAGATCAAGAGAAAGCATCTGTTGTTAGAAGATTTAGAGCAACGTTTCAGAAATAA
- a CDS encoding type II toxin-antitoxin system HicB family antitoxin, with the protein MNHHYSILIQWSNEDQKYVVSFPEFGPYAHTHGESYAEAIKNGEEVLELLIEEYQLQGRPLPQPLMVGSSMTISQ; encoded by the coding sequence ATGAATCACCATTACAGTATTTTAATTCAGTGGTCGAATGAGGATCAGAAATATGTAGTCAGTTTTCCAGAGTTCGGTCCTTATGCCCATACTCACGGAGAAAGCTATGCAGAAGCCATAAAAAATGGAGAAGAAGTATTAGAACTTTTAATTGAAGAATATCAGTTACAAGGAAGACCACTTCCACAGCCTTTAATGGTAGGTTCTTCTATGACAATTAGTCAGTAA
- a CDS encoding UPF0175 family protein, translating to MTININVELPNDVFSALRSNPETFVKEMRLAAAVKWYEVGMISQSKAAEIAGVSRHQFLEALNRYHVSPFQVTPEELAEELALRLVGE from the coding sequence ATGACCATAAACATTAACGTTGAACTTCCTAATGATGTTTTTTCGGCACTTCGCAGTAACCCAGAAACTTTTGTGAAAGAAATGCGTTTAGCTGCTGCTGTAAAATGGTATGAAGTGGGTATGATTTCCCAATCTAAAGCTGCTGAAATTGCAGGAGTTAGTCGTCACCAATTTCTAGAAGCACTTAATCGCTATCATGTTTCACCTTTTCAAGTGACTCCTGAAGAATTAGCTGAGGAGTTAGCACTTAGATTAGTTGGTGAATAG
- the nifU gene encoding Fe-S cluster assembly protein NifU, whose protein sequence is MWDYTDKVLELFYDPKNQGAIEETGEAGVKVATGEIGSIACGDALRLHLKVEVASDKILDARFQTFGCTSAIASSSALTEMVKGLTLDEALKVSNKDIADYLGGLPEAKMHCSVMGQEALEAAIYNYRGIPLAAHDDDDEGVLICSCFGITDTKIRKAIAQNNLLSAEQVTNYVKAGGGCGSCLTKIDDIIREVKQETAKQTLNTNGVKATTEIANSMFNGGQQKPLTNVQRIALIQKVLDEEVRPVLIADGGDVELYDIEGNKVQVILKGACGSCSSSTATLKVAIEARLRDRINKEIIVEAV, encoded by the coding sequence ATGTGGGACTACACAGATAAAGTATTAGAATTGTTTTACGATCCTAAAAATCAGGGCGCAATTGAAGAAACAGGTGAAGCTGGAGTTAAGGTTGCAACTGGAGAGATAGGTAGTATTGCTTGCGGTGATGCTCTCAGACTGCATTTAAAAGTGGAAGTTGCATCTGATAAGATTCTCGATGCTCGGTTTCAAACTTTTGGCTGTACCAGTGCGATCGCATCTTCCAGTGCTTTAACCGAAATGGTAAAAGGTTTGACATTAGATGAAGCCTTAAAGGTGTCTAATAAAGATATTGCCGATTACCTGGGCGGCTTACCAGAAGCGAAAATGCACTGCTCAGTTATGGGTCAAGAAGCCTTAGAAGCTGCCATATATAATTATCGAGGCATTCCTTTAGCTGCCCATGACGATGATGACGAAGGCGTACTAATTTGTAGCTGTTTTGGTATCACTGATACTAAGATTAGAAAGGCTATTGCACAAAATAATCTCCTCAGTGCAGAACAAGTAACAAATTATGTAAAAGCTGGTGGCGGATGCGGTTCCTGTTTAACGAAAATTGATGATATAATAAGAGAAGTAAAGCAGGAAACCGCCAAACAAACTCTCAACACCAACGGCGTGAAAGCTACTACAGAAATTGCTAATTCAATGTTTAATGGGGGGCAACAAAAACCATTAACTAATGTTCAAAGAATTGCCCTGATTCAAAAAGTATTAGATGAAGAAGTCCGACCCGTATTAATTGCCGACGGTGGAGATGTAGAACTCTACGATATAGAAGGCAATAAAGTACAAGTTATTCTCAAAGGTGCTTGCGGTTCATGTTCCAGCAGCACAGCCACTTTAAAAGTTGCGATTGAAGCGAGATTACGCGATCGCATTAACAAAGAAATCATCGTCGAAGCAGTGTAG